The genomic stretch ATCGCCAGGGATCGGCGTATAGGAAAAAGTATAATAAGTTTCCTCCGGATAACCATTCCGCTCCATGATCAGCAGTTGCGATTCCACATAGGTGCCTTCATCCTTTTCCATCACCTGCCGGAGCATGGGCTCAATGTCCCGCCAGACGTCTTTCCAGACCACAGACGCCGGCATACCCAGTGCCCAGGGATGTTTTCCGCCCGCAATAGCTTTATAGGGATCATTATACAGTTTGATGAGTTCCTGGCCCCAGCCGATCCACATCGGCTGCCGGGAAGTAAGCATGATGCGCATGCAGGTCCGGAGACTCTGCGGCCAGGTATGAACAGGCCCCAGTGGCGTGGCCGACCAATCATAATCCATGATCAATTGTCCTAACTCACCTCCCCTGGAGAGGAATTCAGGAGCAGCAGCAGGCGGCTTAATGGCTGGATTGGTCATGGGCTTATAAGGGGATAACTAAAAATAGGATAAAATCCCAAGCAAGATCATTACCAGACTTATAATCATAGAATTATGAGCAGACCCCCTCCTTTTGTAGCAGAATTTACCCAATTGAACATAAAAAAAGCCCGGATCGATATCCTGGGCCTGATCTGAATTCTTATTTGCTTAATCCAAAATTTGTGGCTGTACACTATATGAAAAGGACATTGCCAGTTATTTCTTAGTTGTCAGTAACGAGGAGCGAAAATAAAGAAGCTACCCGGCAGGAGTTTACGGTATCGGGAAAATGGATTTATGCAAACGGGAAATTGCGCCATTATGTTAATTTTGCGGCATGCAACAGGCGGCGATCAAATCAGGTATACAGAAAGGTATTGGCTCATTGTACGAATTCAAAAAACCAGTCAGAGGGCTCGCCGTACCCACCCTCGGCGCCATCAGCGTAGGCATTCCGCTGTTATTCGGCATTTTTATCCAGCGACTGGACCTCGGTATTATGGCCTGTATGGGCGGACTGGTCATGTTATACCTCCCGCTCTCTGCTTCCGTAGCCGGCACCATGATCACCATGATCACGGTCTCCTTCGGGTTCCTGATCTCCTATACCATCGGCCTGCTCTTTAGCTTTAATCCATTTGTTTCAGCCGTCGCCATCGGGCTCACCGCCATGGCCGTTCACTGGATCAAGAACTATTTTGCCCTCCGGCCACCCGGCAATTTCTTTTTCATCATGCTGATATCCATTGCCAGCTGCCAGCCCTTTGACCTCAATATGCTGCCCGCCCGTGTAGGCCTGCTGGCCATCGGCACCATGGTAGCCTGCGCACTGGCCCTGGGCTATAGTCTCTACAATACCCGCCGCAACCCGGTGAGCCGCGACGTAGTGATTGTTCGGCAGAAAAGCTATACCAATATTGTGACCTCCGCCATTGTGGGCGTATTCACCGGCCTCTCCCTGCTGACCGGCTTCCTGCTCAAACTGGATTTTCCCTATTGGATCCCCATCTCCTGCATCGCCATCCTCCAGGGCGTGGATGTAACGCATATCTGGCTCCGCAGCTTCCATCGTATAGTTGGCACTATGGTAGGTATGGGCCTTGCCTGGGCCCTGCTCTCACTCC from Candidatus Pseudobacter hemicellulosilyticus encodes the following:
- a CDS encoding FUSC family protein, with product MQQAAIKSGIQKGIGSLYEFKKPVRGLAVPTLGAISVGIPLLFGIFIQRLDLGIMACMGGLVMLYLPLSASVAGTMITMITVSFGFLISYTIGLLFSFNPFVSAVAIGLTAMAVHWIKNYFALRPPGNFFFIMLISIASCQPFDLNMLPARVGLLAIGTMVACALALGYSLYNTRRNPVSRDVVIVRQKSYTNIVTSAIVGVFTGLSLLTGFLLKLDFPYWIPISCIAILQGVDVTHIWLRSFHRIVGTMVGMGLAWALLSLHMNTLFTAISMLLLQFLIEWLITRNYGVAVAFMTPMTIFLAELSSHHPRLQPGNLIELRLLDIVIGSLIGAIGGWLLYHRQLHYHAVKQLRRSRVKWNYQRAR